One stretch of Halobaculum marinum DNA includes these proteins:
- a CDS encoding GNAT family N-acetyltransferase, protein MSGDRIYPDERAGPFAPPPLTFEDREGRDIEVRPYPPSAEGEEGEAEFEALVRMYTDFDPADRAQGIPPSREADVRSWLETILGGDGFNVIAWDGDAVAGHATLVQDGDAYELAIFVLQAYQGAGIGTHLIKALLGHGAANGVEKVWLTVERWNRAAVGLYKKVGFETSDAESFELEMTARLADPE, encoded by the coding sequence ATGAGCGGCGACCGCATCTACCCGGACGAACGCGCCGGCCCGTTCGCGCCGCCCCCACTCACCTTCGAGGACCGCGAGGGGCGCGACATCGAGGTCCGCCCGTACCCGCCCAGCGCCGAGGGCGAGGAGGGCGAAGCCGAGTTCGAGGCGCTCGTGCGGATGTACACCGACTTCGACCCCGCCGACCGCGCACAGGGGATCCCACCGAGTCGCGAGGCCGACGTGCGCTCGTGGCTGGAGACGATCCTCGGGGGCGATGGGTTCAACGTCATCGCGTGGGACGGCGACGCGGTCGCCGGCCACGCGACGCTCGTCCAGGACGGCGACGCCTACGAACTCGCCATCTTCGTCCTGCAGGCGTACCAGGGCGCGGGCATCGGCACGCACCTCATCAAGGCGCTGTTGGGCCACGGCGCCGCCAACGGCGTCGAGAAGGTGTGGCTCACCGTCGAGCGGTGGAACCGCGCGGCGGTCGGCCTGTACAAGAAGGTCGGGTTCGAGACGAGCGACGCAGAGTCGTTCGAGTTGGAGATGACCGCGCGGTTGGCGGACCCCGAGTAG
- a CDS encoding universal stress protein: MSLTVERVLVPVDGSDESLEAVEYAVAVAERYDAAVHAVYVLGEEVVRAIEEAAVDESEVAEDTEAFTDTVREIAEAEGVPVSTSIAYGFSTKRKTTHPGSVVLDTAEDVDADFIVIPREPLTGEPGEVLEKAAEYVLLYASQPVLSV, encoded by the coding sequence ATGAGCCTGACCGTCGAACGCGTGCTGGTCCCCGTAGACGGGAGCGACGAGTCACTGGAGGCGGTCGAGTACGCCGTCGCCGTCGCCGAGCGCTACGACGCCGCCGTCCACGCGGTGTACGTGCTCGGCGAGGAGGTCGTCCGCGCCATCGAGGAGGCCGCCGTCGACGAGTCCGAAGTCGCCGAGGACACCGAGGCGTTCACCGACACGGTCCGAGAGATCGCCGAGGCCGAGGGCGTCCCGGTCTCCACCTCCATCGCCTACGGCTTCTCGACGAAGCGCAAGACGACCCACCCAGGGTCGGTCGTCCTCGACACCGCCGAGGACGTCGACGCCGACTTCATCGTCATCCCCCGCGAACCGCTCACGGGCGAACCCGGCGAAGTCCTGGAGAAGGCGGCGGAGTACGTGTTGCTGTACGCGAGTCAGCCGGTCTTGTCGGTCTGA
- the pheT gene encoding phenylalanine--tRNA ligase subunit beta, with product MPVVDIDTDELRGLTGEDKTDDEFKEDLFALGLEYEGDTDDGLLQFEFGPDRLDRLSVEGVARSLRYQYGADRGVYVPKTNDADWTIEVDPSVPDERPFVTGAVVRGVNLDESGLDSLIQLQEKLHATMGRGRAKGAIGVHDLTMLKGQALTEESEPSGTINAASSDLGATEKTVTYRGVEPDGDRFVPLDSNAEMTPAQVLTDHPTGDKYADLVEDLERYPAIYDELGLFSFPPVINGSRTEVDTGSRDLFIELTGTDQWTIDKMCVIICYALSARGGTVEEVQVDYQDGATYPDEYGPELLRPDLDTDEKSVSHDRIETMLGVELEREEVVDLFERSGMDAAYSLGEEETVYDVTVPPYRVDVLHPLDLVDDVGRAYGFNELEPTYPDIGTIGGRHERSRLERAVRTSLIGLGFEDMLNFHMTSGTENYDRMRLDERDPGADLADAPLGAEPAAVITSPYSEDYTQLRTWALPSLVQVLENNTHRTYPQDLAEVGFVAHRDDDVNTRVAEDYRVAGVLARTDATYEDAKARLQAVCDDFDADVETPASEHPSFLDGRVAEVVVDGESVGVVGELHPAVLVDRDMEVPVAAFEFSLSALA from the coding sequence ATGCCAGTCGTCGACATCGACACGGACGAGCTACGCGGACTGACCGGCGAGGACAAGACGGACGACGAGTTCAAGGAGGACCTGTTCGCGCTCGGGCTGGAGTACGAGGGCGACACCGACGACGGCCTCCTCCAGTTCGAGTTCGGACCGGACCGGCTCGACCGCCTGTCGGTCGAGGGGGTCGCGCGCTCGCTGCGCTACCAGTACGGCGCCGACCGCGGCGTGTACGTCCCGAAGACGAACGACGCCGACTGGACCATCGAGGTCGACCCGTCGGTGCCCGACGAGCGCCCGTTCGTCACCGGCGCCGTCGTGCGCGGGGTGAACCTCGACGAGTCGGGGCTCGACTCGCTCATCCAACTGCAGGAGAAGCTCCACGCGACGATGGGGCGCGGCCGCGCCAAGGGCGCCATCGGTGTCCACGACCTCACGATGCTGAAGGGGCAGGCACTCACCGAGGAGTCCGAGCCGTCGGGCACCATCAACGCCGCCTCCTCGGATCTGGGCGCGACCGAGAAGACCGTCACCTACCGCGGCGTCGAACCCGACGGCGACCGGTTCGTTCCGCTGGACTCGAACGCGGAGATGACGCCCGCGCAGGTGCTCACGGACCACCCCACCGGCGACAAGTACGCGGACCTGGTCGAGGACCTGGAGCGCTACCCCGCCATCTACGACGAGTTGGGGCTGTTCTCGTTCCCGCCGGTCATCAACGGCTCGCGCACGGAGGTCGACACCGGCTCCCGGGACCTGTTCATCGAGTTGACCGGCACCGACCAGTGGACCATCGACAAGATGTGCGTCATCATCTGCTACGCCCTCTCCGCGCGCGGCGGGACGGTCGAGGAGGTGCAGGTGGACTACCAGGACGGCGCGACGTACCCCGACGAGTACGGGCCCGAACTGCTCCGCCCGGACCTCGACACCGACGAGAAGTCCGTCAGCCACGACCGCATCGAGACGATGCTGGGCGTGGAGTTGGAGCGCGAGGAGGTCGTCGACCTGTTCGAACGCTCGGGGATGGACGCCGCCTACTCGCTCGGCGAGGAGGAGACGGTGTACGACGTGACGGTGCCGCCGTACCGCGTCGACGTGCTCCACCCGCTGGATCTGGTCGACGACGTGGGGCGCGCGTACGGCTTCAACGAGTTGGAGCCGACGTACCCCGACATCGGCACCATCGGCGGGCGCCACGAGCGCTCGCGGCTGGAACGGGCGGTGCGCACGAGCCTCATCGGCCTCGGCTTCGAGGACATGCTCAACTTCCACATGACCTCGGGGACGGAGAACTACGACCGGATGCGCCTCGACGAGCGCGACCCCGGCGCCGACCTGGCGGACGCGCCGCTCGGGGCGGAGCCGGCCGCCGTGATCACCAGCCCGTACAGCGAGGACTACACCCAACTGCGGACGTGGGCGCTCCCCTCGCTGGTGCAGGTGCTGGAGAACAACACCCACCGGACGTACCCGCAGGACCTCGCGGAGGTCGGCTTCGTCGCCCACCGCGACGACGACGTGAACACCCGCGTCGCCGAGGACTACCGCGTGGCGGGCGTGCTCGCGCGGACGGACGCGACGTACGAGGACGCGAAAGCGCGCCTGCAGGCCGTCTGTGACGACTTCGACGCCGACGTGGAGACGCCCGCGAGCGAGCACCCGAGCTTCCTCGACGGTCGGGTCGCCGAGGTCGTCGTCGACGGCGAGTCCGTCGGCGTCGTCGGCGAACTCCACCCCGCGGTGCTGGTCGACCGCGACATGGAGGTGCCCGTGGCCGCCTTCGAGTTCTCGCTGTCGGCGCTGGCGTAG
- a CDS encoding phenylalanine--tRNA ligase subunit alpha encodes MRLPQAQVALLEAASATDAKPIEQLAEETDLKPEAVTRAAFDLRDEGLVAVDERVEESATLTDEGETYREAGLPEVRLFRAARDAGGEVGMGEAIGASGLEGPEVDIALANYARKGYGVVDSGEVSASEDADPDADEEAAALDALAAGEAVDDADLLDRLESRGLVELDETTVRSVTLTDEGVTALMEGVEAAETVDRLTPELLTSGEWEDVEFTEYNVEADAPAVEGGREHVLRSAAERVKDVLVGMGFQEMDGPHADADFWINDCLFMPQDHPARTHWDRFALDVPPVADIPEGLVDRVEHAHREGVGEDGDGYHSPWSEDFARAIALRGHTTSLSMRYLSGYADADLEPPQRYFSVQKAYRNDTLDATHLLEFYQIEGWVMAEDLSVRDLMGTFEEFYRQFGIEEIRFKPHYNPYTEPSFELFGEHPETGEEIEIGNSGMFRDEVLEPLGIECDVMAWGLALERLAMLTTGAEDIRDLHGTLADLEFLRNAEVTY; translated from the coding sequence ATGCGACTCCCACAGGCGCAGGTCGCGTTGCTGGAGGCCGCCAGCGCGACCGATGCGAAGCCGATCGAACAGCTCGCCGAGGAGACGGACCTGAAGCCCGAGGCGGTCACCCGGGCGGCCTTCGACCTCCGCGACGAGGGCCTCGTCGCCGTCGACGAGCGCGTCGAGGAGTCGGCGACGCTCACCGACGAAGGCGAGACGTACCGCGAGGCTGGGCTCCCCGAGGTCCGCCTGTTCCGTGCCGCCCGCGACGCCGGCGGCGAAGTCGGGATGGGCGAGGCAATCGGCGCCAGCGGGCTTGAGGGCCCCGAGGTCGACATCGCGCTCGCCAACTACGCCCGCAAGGGGTACGGCGTCGTCGACTCCGGCGAGGTCAGCGCCAGCGAGGACGCCGACCCCGACGCCGACGAGGAGGCCGCCGCACTCGACGCGCTCGCCGCCGGCGAGGCCGTCGACGACGCAGACCTGCTCGACCGACTGGAGAGCCGCGGGCTGGTGGAACTGGACGAGACGACCGTCCGCTCGGTCACGCTCACCGACGAGGGCGTCACCGCCCTGATGGAGGGTGTCGAGGCCGCCGAGACCGTCGACCGCCTCACCCCCGAACTGCTGACGAGCGGGGAGTGGGAAGACGTCGAGTTCACCGAGTACAACGTCGAGGCCGACGCGCCCGCCGTCGAGGGTGGCCGCGAACACGTGCTCCGCAGCGCCGCCGAGCGCGTCAAGGACGTGCTCGTGGGGATGGGGTTCCAGGAGATGGACGGCCCGCACGCCGACGCCGACTTCTGGATCAACGACTGCCTGTTCATGCCGCAGGACCACCCGGCGCGCACCCACTGGGACCGCTTCGCGCTGGACGTGCCGCCGGTGGCCGACATCCCCGAGGGACTGGTCGACCGCGTCGAACACGCCCACCGTGAGGGCGTCGGCGAGGACGGCGACGGCTACCACTCGCCGTGGTCGGAGGACTTCGCGCGCGCCATCGCCCTGCGCGGCCACACCACGTCGCTGTCGATGCGCTACCTCTCGGGGTACGCCGACGCCGACTTAGAGCCGCCACAGCGCTACTTCTCCGTGCAGAAGGCGTACCGCAACGACACGCTCGACGCGACCCACCTGCTGGAGTTCTACCAGATCGAAGGGTGGGTGATGGCCGAGGACCTGTCGGTGCGCGACCTGATGGGGACGTTCGAGGAGTTCTACCGCCAGTTCGGCATCGAGGAGATCCGGTTCAAGCCGCACTACAACCCCTACACGGAGCCGAGCTTCGAGCTGTTCGGCGAGCACCCCGAGACGGGCGAAGAGATCGAGATCGGCAACTCGGGGATGTTCCGCGACGAGGTGCTCGAACCGCTGGGCATCGAGTGCGACGTGATGGCGTGGGGGCTCGCCTTAGAGCGCCTCGCCATGCTCACGACCGGCGCGGAGGACATCCGCGACCTGCACGGCACGCTGGCCGACCTTGAGTTCCTGCGGAACGCGGAGGTGACCTACTGA
- a CDS encoding DUF5518 domain-containing protein — MATSSSETLKHAAIGAVVSLVTFFLPFSPVIGGGVAGYLHGSDRTAGAKVGGLSGLLAAIPGAVLATLIASIFVIVGPGQRSGLLVAFGVFFVALLIAALYGGALGAVGGFVGAYLHEEFADPDRVDPAELRTDDDRDDRDIHSELTEFDESVDDTARA; from the coding sequence ATGGCTACATCCTCCTCCGAGACCCTCAAACACGCCGCTATCGGGGCGGTCGTCTCGCTCGTGACGTTCTTCCTGCCGTTCTCGCCGGTGATCGGCGGGGGCGTCGCCGGCTACCTCCACGGCTCCGACCGGACGGCGGGGGCGAAGGTCGGCGGGCTCTCGGGCCTGCTCGCGGCGATTCCCGGCGCGGTGCTGGCGACGCTGATCGCGTCGATCTTCGTCATCGTCGGCCCGGGGCAGCGTTCGGGGCTGCTCGTCGCGTTCGGCGTGTTCTTCGTCGCGCTGCTGATCGCGGCGTTGTACGGCGGTGCTCTCGGCGCCGTCGGCGGCTTTGTGGGCGCGTACCTCCACGAGGAGTTCGCCGACCCCGACCGCGTCGACCCCGCGGAACTCCGCACGGACGACGACCGCGACGACCGCGACATCCACTCGGAGTTGACCGAGTTCGACGAGTCAGTCGACGACACCGCCCGCGCCTGA